In Phycisphaerae bacterium, the following proteins share a genomic window:
- a CDS encoding carbon starvation protein A, translated as MTVLTVLTVAAVVLFGAGRAYSRYLARQLGEDPSRQTPAVAHEDGRDFVPTPTPVVFAHHFASIAGAGPIVGPVLAIIYGWLPALVWVLAGGVLIGAVHDYLATYMATREGGQSMATVARRMLGKDAFVAMTIFLIVMLALVCATFLNLSAVALTSMLPFERLELPPDQTLFRVVGDRVVIGGIASMSVIVITAVAPLLGWLYLKKKVAVWKCSLLAVAICAVSIAIGVYRPVVFGQTEFLGWTFSGQEIWMLLLSAYVLVAAGVPVWIFLQSRDFVNVHILYVGMGALLVTLLVAGLRGDGGSAESIPAINIAEGTEAMGMFWPGMFIVIACGAVSGFHSLCAGGTTCKQLNSERAARQIGYNGMLLESFLAACVIAVLMIGAVKGNYIRDVHPRLLGPVGSSNAVLGFAMAVGNAGKIAFGIPIAVGALAGMVLLEGFLVTTLDTAIRLTRYLIEEVWRTFFGQYDVFALPVGMDTARSWGTGDTPVGADGIPPVPDQTAEEPAPFAPKITSGAFRWTLLLLRKYWFNSGLAVLITLVFAFSGGAKALWGIFATSNQLLAALVLSLGALWLLRQGRRVWFALLPGLFMLVTTLTNLVLLFEHYRHDLGTNGVLFLADIVLLLITVYLLAGGVRAAWAWRRERPIAVTGATGRAG; from the coding sequence ATGACGGTTTTGACGGTTCTTACGGTGGCGGCGGTGGTGCTGTTCGGTGCGGGCCGGGCCTACTCGCGATATCTGGCCCGGCAGTTGGGCGAGGATCCCTCGCGGCAGACTCCCGCGGTGGCCCACGAAGACGGCCGCGACTTTGTCCCGACGCCCACGCCCGTCGTCTTCGCCCACCATTTCGCCTCGATCGCCGGAGCCGGTCCGATCGTCGGGCCCGTGCTGGCCATCATCTACGGCTGGCTGCCCGCCCTCGTCTGGGTGCTGGCCGGCGGCGTGCTGATCGGCGCCGTGCATGACTACCTGGCCACCTACATGGCCACTCGCGAAGGCGGCCAGTCGATGGCCACCGTGGCCCGGCGGATGCTCGGCAAGGACGCCTTCGTGGCCATGACCATCTTCCTGATCGTCATGCTCGCCCTGGTCTGCGCGACCTTCCTGAACCTCTCCGCGGTGGCCCTCACCAGCATGCTGCCCTTCGAACGCCTGGAGCTGCCGCCCGACCAGACGCTCTTCCGCGTCGTCGGCGACCGCGTCGTGATCGGCGGGATCGCCTCGATGAGCGTGATCGTCATCACCGCTGTCGCTCCGCTGCTGGGCTGGCTCTACCTCAAGAAGAAGGTCGCGGTCTGGAAATGCTCGCTGCTGGCCGTCGCGATCTGCGCGGTCAGTATCGCCATCGGCGTCTATCGGCCGGTTGTTTTCGGCCAGACCGAGTTTCTCGGCTGGACGTTCTCCGGACAGGAAATCTGGATGCTGCTCCTCTCAGCCTACGTGCTCGTGGCCGCCGGCGTGCCAGTCTGGATCTTCCTCCAGAGCCGCGACTTCGTCAACGTCCACATCCTCTACGTCGGCATGGGCGCCCTGCTCGTCACGCTGCTGGTCGCCGGCCTCCGCGGTGACGGCGGCTCTGCCGAATCGATCCCAGCCATCAACATCGCCGAAGGAACCGAGGCGATGGGCATGTTCTGGCCCGGCATGTTCATCGTCATCGCCTGTGGCGCGGTCAGCGGCTTCCACAGCCTCTGCGCCGGCGGCACCACCTGCAAGCAGCTCAACTCTGAACGCGCGGCCCGACAGATCGGCTACAACGGCATGCTCCTCGAAAGCTTCCTCGCCGCCTGCGTGATCGCCGTGCTCATGATCGGTGCCGTCAAAGGCAACTACATCCGCGACGTTCACCCGCGTCTGCTGGGCCCGGTCGGCAGTTCCAACGCCGTCCTCGGCTTCGCCATGGCCGTCGGCAACGCGGGCAAGATCGCCTTCGGCATCCCCATCGCGGTAGGGGCCCTGGCCGGCATGGTCCTGCTCGAAGGATTCCTCGTCACCACCCTCGATACCGCCATCCGCCTGACCCGCTACCTGATCGAAGAGGTCTGGCGGACGTTCTTCGGCCAGTACGACGTGTTCGCGCTGCCCGTCGGCATGGACACCGCCAGGTCGTGGGGAACGGGTGATACGCCGGTCGGCGCCGACGGCATTCCGCCCGTCCCCGACCAGACCGCTGAGGAGCCCGCCCCCTTCGCCCCCAAAATCACTTCTGGGGCGTTCCGATGGACGCTGCTCCTGCTGCGAAAGTACTGGTTCAACAGCGGCCTTGCCGTCCTGATCACCCTCGTTTTCGCCTTCTCCGGCGGGGCCAAGGCCCTCTGGGGAATCTTCGCCACCTCCAATCAGCTTCTGGCTGCGCTGGTCCTGTCGCTCGGCGCCCTGTGGCTCCTGCGCCAGGGCCGGCGGGTCTGGTTCGCCCTCCTGCCCGGCCTGTTCATGCTGGTCACCACCCTGACTAACCTGGTGCTGTTGTTCGAGCACTACCGGCACGACCTCGGCACAAACGGCGTGCTGTTCCTGGCCGACATCGTGCTGCTGCTGATCACCGTGTACCTGCTGGCCGGCGGTGTCCGGGCGGCCTGGGCCTGGCGGAGGGAACGGCCGATCGCCGTCACGGGCGCGACGGGCAGGGCCGGATAG
- a CDS encoding glycosyltransferase family 2 protein — MKIAVAICTANRPEALLAALASCFDQARPPDEILVIDDGRLDDHLLANWRRRAEAQSVRLLHHRKPPERRGLTRSRNLALELAESPVIFFLDDDAQLHRDALAYLELVFNLDVDRQIAGADFPIVEAARQKIGRQVIEQLYRYAGLWSVLRRYHRPGPLGGKLGRLSFLEQTPDLQGGALAARVRTLREVGGFDERLPGHGMGEDKEISARLYRRGRLVRITACPVHHFSHPGGRENAVQSGRETVYNYLRINIRAFPIGVGEALMLAWTVGGLFAIELAFAMAGDRAFHRGQLRGMAIGLWDWVRGR, encoded by the coding sequence ATGAAGATCGCCGTCGCCATCTGCACCGCCAACCGACCGGAAGCCCTCCTGGCGGCGCTGGCGTCGTGCTTCGATCAGGCGCGGCCGCCGGACGAGATTCTGGTCATCGACGACGGCCGGCTTGACGACCATCTGCTGGCCAACTGGCGTCGACGGGCTGAGGCGCAGAGCGTCCGTTTGCTGCACCATCGCAAACCGCCCGAGCGTCGCGGCCTGACCCGCTCTCGGAATCTTGCCCTGGAGTTGGCGGAGTCGCCGGTGATTTTCTTTCTCGACGACGACGCGCAGCTCCATCGGGACGCGCTGGCGTACCTGGAACTGGTGTTCAACCTCGACGTCGATCGGCAGATCGCCGGCGCCGACTTTCCGATCGTCGAAGCCGCCCGTCAGAAGATCGGCCGGCAGGTGATCGAGCAGCTTTACCGGTACGCTGGGCTCTGGTCGGTTTTGCGTCGTTACCACCGTCCTGGGCCGCTTGGCGGGAAGCTCGGTCGGCTTTCGTTTCTGGAGCAGACGCCCGACCTTCAGGGCGGCGCGTTGGCCGCCCGGGTGCGGACGTTGCGCGAGGTCGGCGGGTTCGACGAGCGGTTGCCGGGCCACGGGATGGGCGAAGACAAGGAGATATCGGCGCGGCTCTATCGTCGCGGGCGGCTGGTCCGGATCACCGCGTGTCCGGTTCATCATTTTTCGCATCCGGGCGGCCGCGAGAACGCGGTTCAGTCCGGGCGGGAAACCGTTTATAATTATCTGCGTATAAATATCCGGGCGTTTCCGATCGGCGTCGGCGAGGCGTTGATGCTGGCCTGGACGGTCGGCGGGCTGTTCGCGATCGAGCTGGCCTTCGCGATGGCCGGCGATCGGGCGTTCCATCGCGGGCAGTTGCGAGGGATGGCGATCGGGCTGTGGGATTGGGTGCGAGGCCGATGA
- a CDS encoding DUF4282 domain-containing protein, with protein MDRERGFFAALFDLSFSEFVTTRVIRVLYIIAIVVVALGMIGIILSGFAQGVSNGIVLLIVSPIVFLLYVLVVRIWLEVILVIFRIEENTRARE; from the coding sequence ATGGACCGCGAAAGAGGGTTCTTCGCCGCGCTATTCGACCTGTCGTTTTCGGAGTTCGTCACAACCCGGGTCATTCGCGTGCTCTACATCATCGCCATCGTCGTCGTGGCGTTGGGCATGATCGGCATCATCCTGTCGGGATTCGCCCAGGGGGTCAGCAACGGCATCGTTCTGCTGATCGTCTCGCCGATCGTATTCCTGCTCTACGTCCTGGTGGTGCGGATCTGGCTCGAGGTGATCCTGGTGATTTTCCGGATCGAGGAGAACACCCGCGCTCGCGAGTAG
- a CDS encoding glycosyltransferase: MTTAQANGILFVINRLETGGAEHVLLDLVRELQRRGRYRPVIACLKDRGPLAAPLEEAGIAVHEKLLADRYDYHAAPRLMRIIRGEGIRALTAVGSGGDRMFWGTIAARAAGVPVAVWAHIYSQPGHLNFESVNRLLYPLVRRFVALGRRHKRSMASLDKVPLGKIAVINNGVDVERFDHPEWRDRARSILGLADENVTAIAMIANLRADKRHDIFIAAARQIVRHRRDVHFFVIGDGPNRAAVHQWARQSGLLGQYLSVLGQREDVSQLLPGLDLVCLTSEYHECLSLSVLQAMAAGVPAVSYFIGSMDEAIVNNQTGFFFYQLSAAALRQRLLEVIGDGDLRREVAGHARDLVRRRFTVEKMTDDFTALFDSLPAPRGASIWRR; encoded by the coding sequence ATGACGACGGCACAAGCGAACGGCATCCTGTTTGTCATCAACCGGCTTGAGACCGGCGGGGCGGAGCACGTGCTGCTCGACCTGGTCCGCGAGCTTCAGCGGCGCGGGCGGTACCGGCCGGTCATCGCGTGCCTCAAGGACCGCGGGCCGCTGGCGGCGCCGCTCGAAGAGGCGGGCATTGCCGTCCACGAGAAGCTTCTGGCTGACCGGTACGACTACCACGCGGCGCCGCGTTTGATGCGGATTATTCGCGGCGAGGGCATTCGGGCACTGACGGCGGTGGGCAGCGGGGGCGACCGGATGTTCTGGGGGACGATCGCGGCGCGGGCGGCGGGCGTGCCGGTGGCGGTGTGGGCGCATATCTACTCGCAGCCGGGCCATCTAAACTTCGAGTCGGTCAACCGGCTGCTCTATCCGCTGGTCCGTCGGTTCGTGGCCCTGGGCCGACGGCACAAGCGGAGCATGGCGTCTCTGGACAAGGTGCCGCTGGGCAAGATCGCGGTCATCAACAACGGCGTGGACGTCGAGCGGTTCGACCATCCGGAGTGGCGAGACCGGGCCCGGTCGATTCTCGGGTTGGCCGACGAGAACGTGACGGCGATCGCGATGATCGCGAACCTTCGGGCGGACAAGCGCCACGACATCTTCATCGCGGCGGCCAGGCAGATCGTCCGGCACCGGCGCGACGTGCATTTTTTCGTGATCGGCGACGGACCCAACCGGGCGGCGGTCCATCAGTGGGCGCGGCAGAGCGGGCTGCTGGGCCAGTACCTTTCGGTGCTCGGTCAGCGTGAGGACGTTTCGCAGTTGCTGCCGGGCCTGGACCTGGTGTGCCTGACCAGCGAGTACCACGAGTGTTTGAGCCTGTCGGTTTTGCAGGCGATGGCGGCGGGCGTGCCGGCGGTTTCGTACTTCATCGGATCGATGGACGAGGCGATCGTCAACAACCAGACGGGGTTCTTTTTCTACCAGCTCTCAGCCGCCGCTCTGCGTCAGCGGCTGCTCGAGGTGATCGGCGACGGCGATCTTCGCCGCGAGGTCGCCGGCCACGCGCGCGACCTGGTCCGGCGGCGTTTCACGGTCGAGAAGATGACTGACGACTTTACGGCTTTGTTCGACTCCCTGCCGGCGCCTCGCGGCGCGTCGATTTGGCGTCGCTGA